The sequence TTGCTACTTGGCCGCCACCCGACCCTGGAAGACCTGGCCGATGGATCCTTCGCCCGTGCCCTAGACGAAGCACGTGCGACTAACGGCGGCCTATACACCGGCGCATTCATCTTGTGTGCCACGGACGCCTACGGGCAGCGCCTTAAGCACCGCAACCACGTCGAACTCTTTCGGCACATGTTCCTGACTGGATCCCTCGATGACGATGTCCTGCAAGCATGCTCGCTTGAAGAGGTCTTCCTGCTTCTTCGTAGGTTCCCGCTCATGGGTGACTTCATGTCCTACCAGGTCGCTGTCGATCTCAACTACTCAGAACTCATCAACTTTAGTGAGAACGACTTCACCCGGCCCGGACCTGGAGCGCTGCGTGGCATCAAAAAGTGCTTTGTGTCGCTGGGCGACTACACGCCAACGGAGATCATCCACTGGATGGTCGAACGCCAGGTCATCGAATTTGACCGTCTTGGCCTTGCGTTCAACGGGCTGTGGGGTAGGCCCCTGCACGCGATCGACGCGCAGAACCTTTTCTGTGAGACAGATAAGTACTGCCGAGTCGCGCTGCCCGAGCTGACGAGTGCGCGCACACGCATCAAGTCGCGATTCAATCCCCGATCGGATCCGATCTCGATGTTCTTCCCACCCAAATGGCAGCTCGCAGCCTCTGCCACTGAATTAGCAATGGTCTAACGCCGAACAGGACCTAAGGCGTTGAGGGGCTGGCGACCAATGTCGGGCTAGTCAGCCTTATCTGACCTTGCCTCCTCATGAGGGGTCGCCGGTGACCCGGCACCCGGTCCCGTGGCGGTGGGGGAGACGCCGCTACGACGGCGCCATGACCAACCTCCTGACCGCCGCCCTGCCGGCCACCGCCATAGTTGCGCCCACCCCCGACCTCGACCTGCTGCCCGCCGGACTCACCGACCTCGACACCGCCCGCATCAGCTCGGCCATCGCGGCCGCCCGCACCGAGTCCACCCGCCGCCTCTACGCCCTGGTCTGGGCGCAATGGGAACGCTGGTGCGCCGCGCGCGGGATCGGTGCACTGCCCGCTGACCCGCTCGCGCTGTGCGCCTACCTCACCGAGCGCGCCGAAGCCGGCAAGGCCACCGGCACCCTCGACATGGCCTGCACCGTCATCCGGCACGTCCACCGCACCTGCGGCATCACCGACCCGGTCGACTCCGAGGCCGTCCGCCAGGTACGGCGCGGGCTGCGCCGCACCCACGGTGCCGCACCACGCCGACTCGCTCGGCCGCTCTCGGTGCAGGAGATCCGCCAGATCGTCGGCTGCATCGACCGCAGCACACCCATCGGCATTCGCGACGCCGCGATCATCCTGCTCGGTTTCGCCTCCGCGATGCGCCGCGCCGAGCTCGTCGCACTCCACCTCGCCGACGTCGAGCACAAGCCCGCCGGCCTGCTGCTCACCATCCGCCAGTCCAAGACCGACCAAGAAGGACACGGCCAGAGCGTCGCCGTCGCCCACGGCCAACACGCCCTCACCGACCCAGTCGCCGCCCTCAACGCCTGGCGAGCCGTACGCGGCGACGCCCCCGGCGCCCTGTTCACCCGGATCTGGGCCACCAAGGTCAGCCTGGAACCGCTCTCGGGTCACGTGCCCGCCCGCATGCTCCGCGCCCGAGCCGTTGCCGCCGGCCTCGACGGCACCCGGATCACCGCCCACTCCCTGCGCGCCGGACACGCCACCACTGCGGCGCTGGCCGGAGTCCCACTGCACCGGATCGCCGCCCAGACCCGGCACAAGGACCTCACCGTCCTCGTCAACCGCTACATCCGCCCACTCGAAGCCCTCGCGCACACCTCTAGCAAGCATCTCGGCCTGTGAAGCCCCACGGGATCCGGCCGCGCCAGACGACCACCGGCTCGTCCGCCGAGAGCCACCCACTTGACGTCAGACCGCCACCCTCGGATAACATCGCCGCATGACGAT comes from Nocardioides piscis and encodes:
- a CDS encoding nucleotide kinase domain-containing protein, with amino-acid sequence MVKTEPTPRTEAFDLYWRFTAERHNSFEKRLAGEPGPWSDDEIIQTYKFCNVFRAADRVSQYLIREVAYHAEPCSFHDRVFQIVAFRTFSKIETWESIRLLLGRHPTLEDLADGSFARALDEARATNGGLYTGAFILCATDAYGQRLKHRNHVELFRHMFLTGSLDDDVLQACSLEEVFLLLRRFPLMGDFMSYQVAVDLNYSELINFSENDFTRPGPGALRGIKKCFVSLGDYTPTEIIHWMVERQVIEFDRLGLAFNGLWGRPLHAIDAQNLFCETDKYCRVALPELTSARTRIKSRFNPRSDPISMFFPPKWQLAASATELAMV
- a CDS encoding site-specific integrase; this translates as MTNLLTAALPATAIVAPTPDLDLLPAGLTDLDTARISSAIAAARTESTRRLYALVWAQWERWCAARGIGALPADPLALCAYLTERAEAGKATGTLDMACTVIRHVHRTCGITDPVDSEAVRQVRRGLRRTHGAAPRRLARPLSVQEIRQIVGCIDRSTPIGIRDAAIILLGFASAMRRAELVALHLADVEHKPAGLLLTIRQSKTDQEGHGQSVAVAHGQHALTDPVAALNAWRAVRGDAPGALFTRIWATKVSLEPLSGHVPARMLRARAVAAGLDGTRITAHSLRAGHATTAALAGVPLHRIAAQTRHKDLTVLVNRYIRPLEALAHTSSKHLGL